The Nitrospinota bacterium region GCCTTGGGTAGTGACTATTGAAGGAAGAAAAAAATATATAAGCTCGATTCTGAACTGCAAACTCTGCCAGGATATGAAATCAGATAAAGAGTAGATTCGCCTGGGGAGGGCAGACCGGGGTTGCCGATAGCCTGAAAGGATATTGAAATGGAAGAATCTGGATCAGAAATCTCTAAGGATAATAATGACGAGCGTTTTATTATAAAATTCAAAGCCGCCACAGGTTTTATTGTGGTGCTGGAGTTTAGCGGTTTGAAAAAGTTGGAAGAAAACAAAAGTAAAATTGAAACGGCCGGACTGCAATGCGAACGCCTGGCGGATTTCAATTTCAACTTTGATCAGGCGGATTTGTTTATGGATATGCGTAGTCCGGAATGTATCGCTCAGTTTGACCTGGAAGATTGGATATAAAACCCGCCATAAGTTTAAAAAATACCCCGGAAGTGTGAAAATAAAGTTCGTCATGCCTGTTTTTGTGGTTAGCGTCCGTTAACCTGCAGTCCTCCTGCGCTTAGTAAATTTGTTTAAATTTATACTTGTTTATATTAAATTATTGACAATTTGATGGATAATAGTTAATTTAGATGCACCTATGGTTTCTTCTGATAGGTAATTTTTGTTGAAATGAACAGCCTCGCCCTTGGAATTCCGATATTTAATACTGGAAATACGAAGTAGAGACAAGCTGATTTTATGAATTTGCAAAATGGGCACATTCCCTTTTCCTCTAGGAAAAAAGAGCTTTTAGGAGGAGTTGATTGATCAACCAAATTTCTTGCCGAAAAAATTTATGGGGCGTTGGGTTGGGGGTTTTGTTGACTCCCTTTATGGCCTTTTTAGCCTCTGCGAATAGCGATTCTTTTACGATAGAGGAGTTAGGTCAGCAGGCCACGGCCTACATTGACGCCGGGCAATATTTAAAAGCGCTTCCTGATGTCCGGGATTTTGAACCCCGTGTGACCGTTCCAGGTGAGGATAGCCTCGATTTAGCCGCTTCCTTTAACGAACTTGGCGAGATCCAAAGAAACTTGGGAAATTATGATACCGCCCAACCTTTTTTTGAAAAATCTTTGGATATCAAGAAAAAGCTTCTTGGTCCTGACGATCTTCAACTGGCGGCTTCTTTCAATAGCCTGGCTTTGGTTCATTACCATAAAGGTGAATATGGATTGGGGAAGAAGTATTTTTACAAGACCCTGAATATTCTGAAGAAATCGTTGGGTCCCCTGCACCCTCATGTGGCGGCGGTGATTAATAACCTGGCGCGTTTATACGAAGCGACAGGTGCATTCCCGCAGGCAAAAAGCTTGTATGAACAATCCTTGGAAATTCTTCAATCTGCACTGGGTCCTGATCATCCCAGTGTAGCGGCCTCCTTGAATAATCAAGGTTTGCTTTATCACCAGTTTGGTGACTATGTAAAAGTAGAACCCCTTTATAAAAAAGCTCTCGCTATCTACGAAAAGGCTTCTTATACAAATCATCCTAACTTCGCCGACACGCTCAACAATCTGGCGGATTACTACCTGGGTATGGGGGACTATGAAAAGGCGAAACCCCTCCGTACCCGCTCCCTGGAAATAAGAGAAGATATCCTGGGACCCGGTCACCCTGACCTGGCCCGTTCCCTGGATGGATTGGCGAAATTTTACACAGCGATTGGGCAGTACGTCAGGGCTGAAACCCTGGTCCTCCGTTCTCTGAAAATCAGGGAAGAAGCGCTTGGGGCCAATCACCCCGAGGTCGCAAACTCTCTGGAAACGATGGCTTCTCTGTATAAAGAAATAGGAAATTATGAAAAAGTTGACCTTTTACTACACCGTTCTCTGGAAATCAGACAAAAATTTTTAGGCGGCACTCATCCCGATGTTGTGAAATCTTTACATAAACTGGCAGAATTTTATGAGGATGCCGGGGATCAACAACGTGCGAAGACCATGCATTACAGTGCTGTGAAAATAATGGAAAAAAACTCCAACCCCTGATTTCTCACTCAGACTTCTCTCCCGCAGTCTATTAAACCCCACAAGTGGGTTTTATTCCCCGTGTCACCTGGCCGTAAGAGCAATTCTCAAAAAGCTCGTTTCGTCGAGATAACATTTGCTGGCCACGCCTTGCAAGTGAAAATGCTTGTCGGAGTCCTCGTCCGCTTGGGGCGGAGTTGTTCATTAAAATCAAACGGTGATCCCTCCCTACATGTAGAAAGCTCCCTCCCAGGCCTATTTCAGTCCCTGTATTGCCCCATCTCAATTTTATTTTTCCCCTGCGAATCTTTTCTGGCGAGCAGACGAGTCTTTATTTTTAACAACTAAAATAACATTTACATTCATATATGTAATATTGTCAAATTTCCCTACAATTGCAAGATAATTGACGGTTGATATTCGTATAAATCCTTTTAAAACAATAAGTTAAAAATGGCATGAAGATTGCTCTTTAACTTTCAATAGTTTATGTATGATTGAATTTTGACCCCCATTAATTCAATAGTTTATAGGGGGTTCTGGTTTGTTGGCTGCCTCTAAAAGATGGAAACCAAGAGGCCTGATATTGCGGACTACGATTAGGAATTTCAAACATGAAGAAATTAAAAACCAGCCAAATTAAGCGGGAAGTTACAGACCCGGAAAAAATCAGGTTGTACAAACGTAAATTGATTGCCAGGGAGAGAGCCATGATTAAGTCTGTCACACAATACGTCATCGTATGCGACAACGCTTTCTGCGATTCCATCATGCGTGCGGGAGTGGATTTTCACTCTTATGATCGTAGGGAGCAGTTCAAACAAAAGGTTAGAAACCGTGGCTGGGAGGGCATCGTGGGAGAAAACGACGATACCCGTCACATTTGCCCAAG contains the following coding sequences:
- a CDS encoding tetratricopeptide repeat protein encodes the protein MINQISCRKNLWGVGLGVLLTPFMAFLASANSDSFTIEELGQQATAYIDAGQYLKALPDVRDFEPRVTVPGEDSLDLAASFNELGEIQRNLGNYDTAQPFFEKSLDIKKKLLGPDDLQLAASFNSLALVHYHKGEYGLGKKYFYKTLNILKKSLGPLHPHVAAVINNLARLYEATGAFPQAKSLYEQSLEILQSALGPDHPSVAASLNNQGLLYHQFGDYVKVEPLYKKALAIYEKASYTNHPNFADTLNNLADYYLGMGDYEKAKPLRTRSLEIREDILGPGHPDLARSLDGLAKFYTAIGQYVRAETLVLRSLKIREEALGANHPEVANSLETMASLYKEIGNYEKVDLLLHRSLEIRQKFLGGTHPDVVKSLHKLAEFYEDAGDQQRAKTMHYSAVKIMEKNSNP